GCTTCGTCATCGTTGGTCATGGCACAGAACACATCGGTGTTTTCGATGTTTTCTTCCAGCAGCAAATTGGCATCGGCGGCGTCGCCGTGCAGCACGATGGTGCGCTTCAGATCGGCGGAAATTTCTTTGGCGTGACTCAGGTTGTGATCAATGATTTTGACTTGATGCGAGTCTTCCAGCGAGCGCGCCAGGCGTCGACCGATATTGCCACCACCGGCAATGATAATGCGTTTGACCGGGCGGTCGATGCGGCGCATTTCGGCGATCACCGCGCGGATATTTTTGCGGGCAGCGATGAAAAACACTTCGTCATCTACTTCGATAACGGTATCGCCAGTGGGCATGATGGCCTTGCCGCGACGATAAATGGCGGCAACCCGAGTTTGTATGCCCGGCATGTGTTCCTTGAGTGCCTTAAGCTGATTGCCCACCAGCGGACCGCCGTGCAGTGCGCGTACTGCCACCAGACGAACCCGGCCATTGGCGAAGTCCAAAACCTGCAGTGCACCCGGCAATTCAATAATGCGAGTGATGTAATCGGTTACGACTTGTTCGGGACTGATCAGCACGTCAATGGGCAGTGCTTCCTGGGCAAACAGGGTTGGCTGGTTGAGATAGGCGCGGGCGCGAACGCGGGCAATTTTGGTCGGGGTGTGAAACAGAGTGTAGGCGATTTGGCAGGCGACCATGTTGGTTTCGTCGCTGTTGGTTACTGCCAGAATCATGTCGGCGTCTTCAGCGCCAGCGCGCATCAGGACATCGGGGTGTGAGGCGTGGCCAACTACGACCCGAACATCCAGTTTGTCCTGGAGCTCGCGGACACGCTGACCTTCTTTGTCAACGATGGTGATGTCGTTAGCCTCGCTGGCAAGCGTTGCTGCAACGGACGAACCGACCTGACCTGCACCGAGAATGATGATTTTCATAGACTCGGGATTGTATAGTTATTTGCTGTTCTTTTCATGTTTAATATTGACCCCAAGACTACGTAATTTTCGATACAAATGGGTGCGCTCCATGCCAGCGACTTGAGCGAGCTTGCTGATGTTGCCGCCATTGATTTGTAGCTGGTGCAAAAAATAGTCGCGCTCAAATTGTTCACGGGCTTCGCGCAGTGGCTGGTCAAAATAGGCAGTGAGTGATGCTCGGTCCTGGGTTGAGGGATTAATGGCCAGCAGCTTGGCAACGTGGTGTTCTTCGATAACGTCCTCGTCGACGGTGGCCAGCAGTTGGCGAACGACGCGCTTGAGCTGGCTGACATTGCCGGGCCAGGCGTAATAGCGCATGTGATTCTGTGCGCTGACCGCAAAGCGACGGAATGGCAATTGTTCATGGCTGACGATTTGCTCGACAAACAAGGTAATGAGTTCAGGAATGTCGGCGTTGTGATTGCGCAGCGGTGGAATGTTGATGACTTGTAGCCAGTTATTTGGGTCGATTTCGGTCAGGCTGATGGCGTGAATGTTTTCAGTCAGAATCAGGCGGCTGTTCAGCGGAATATTTTGTTGGCCGTGAACGCGACGATAGGTGCCTGTTTCCATCAATTCCAGCAGCGCTGCGCGACCTTCCTGTTGCAGATTTTCCAGATCGCACAGCAACAGCGTGCCGCCGGCGCTTTTCTCCAGCAAGCCAGGGATGAATTTGCCGTTTTGTTCGATGCCGTACAGTTGTTCGTGCCAGCCTTGTTGTTGTAGCCAATGAGCGTCAACTTCGATCAATGGGCGATTGCCGCGGGGACTGGAAGCGTGAAGGATTTGTGACCACATGGAGCGACCGCTGCCGTTTTCACCACGGACCAGAATGTGTTTGCTGTGTTGCGCCGATTGGCGAATATTCTGCTGCAAATTTTGAATGGTCTGGCTGTGGCCGACGCTGCCGATGCGTTCGGGGAGATTGAGCAGAACCTTTGAATCTTGCTCATCATGGCCCAGCGCAGTTTTGACTGAGAGGATCAGCTTGCTCATGGACAGCGGTTTTTCGATGTAATTGACCGCGCCGTGACGAGTGGCTTCGATGGCGGTTTCCACTGTGCCATGACCCGACATCATGATGATGCGCGTATCCGGTTTTTTCTGCATGCACTCTTTGAGCAGTGAGATGCCGTCCATGCCGGGCATCCAAATGTCCAGTAACAGGAGGTCGGGGTGTTGCTGCTCAAAAATCTGTCGTGCCTGGTTGCCGTTTTCAGCCAACAGCACGCGGTAACCTTCGTCTTGCAGGATATCGCTGACCGATTCGCGGATGTCAGGTTCATCATCGACGACAAGAATGGTGGTGTGGTTAATCACGTCGTGGTGCCCGTCTCTATGGTCGGTGATATTGGAAAGTGTATAACAAAAGCAGCGCCCTGCTTGCGTAGATTTTTGGCGCTGATAGTGCCTGAGTGTTCTTCGACTATTTTTTGGGCAACGGCCAAACCCAAGCCCGTGCCTTTGGTTTTGCTGGTGACATAGGGCTCGAACATGATATTGAGCATATCGACATCAATACCTGGGCCTTGATCTTCGATGGCGAGTTCAATGTGGGGTGCTTCATCGGTGTCCAGTCGGGTACTGATATAAACCAGTTCCCCGCCACTTTTGCCGTTGGCCTCAATCGCATTTTTAATCAGATTGTGTAGTAACTGACGCAGGCGATCGGCATCGCCCAGCATCCACATAGGTTGTTTGCCTAGCGATAAACGCAGGGTTGAATTGTCATGGTTTTGATACAGTTCGGCAATGTCGAGAATAAGCTGATTTAAACTCAGCTTTTGCATTTCGGCTTTGGGTGGTTTGGCATAATCCGAAAAAGCCCGCACCATGTTTTTCATCGATTCCACCTGGTTGATGATGGTGCTGGTGGCTTTTTGCAGCACATCCGCATCCTCACCTTCCAGTTTGTTCTGGTATTTATGCAGCAAACGTTCTGCGGATAGCTGAATGGGGGTTAGCGGATTTTTTATTTCATGCGCCAGGCGTCTGGCAACATCACTCCAGGCGCTTTCTTTTTGGGCTTTGATCAGTTGGGTGACGTCATCAAATACCAGTACGTAACCGCCGGGCAATTGTTCGTTGCTGGGCAGGCGCGTGCCACGGCAAATCAGGTTGTGCATTTGTTCATCAAGGATAAGATTGATTTCTTCTGACCAGGTTATTTCCTGTTGATTGAGATAATGGCCTAGTCGCTGTAGCAGTTGTGCTAACGGCGTATTTTGTCGGGCAATGTTGCTGGCAGGTTGGCCGAGTTGTGATTCCAGGTCACACTTGAGAATTTGGCTCGCAGCGGTGTTGCATGTGTGCAAATTTCCTTGTGCATCCAGGGTGATAACGCCGGAGGAAAGATTTTGCAGCACGGTTTCAAGATACAGTCGCTGGGTTTCAGCGCGAATCTGGCTGGTAAGTGCCTCGCGTTGCGACAGATCAATGCGACGGGTCATGTCGTTAAACGACTTTACCAGCAGCCCCAGTTCGTCATGGCTGATTTCCGGCAGTTGCTGTTGATAATTTCCCACTGCAACGGCGCGCGTCCCTTGGGCGAGAATGCGAATCGGCTCTACCAGCTTTTGCGCGAAGTAAAAAGCGGCCCAAATGGCCGTGAGCAGGGCTTGCAGCAACGCCAGCGATAAGGTCAGAACAAAACTGTTTTTTAACGGTTCACGAATATAGATCAGGCCGCGGTAGTGGCTGAATGCATCGTAGACCCGTTGCGCCAATACGCCCATGTCGTCGGTGATCGGATATATGCCGTAGATGTAAAAAGTCGCGCCACTGTTGCGATCAATCAGCTGGCTGGCGGCGCGAATGATGATGCGATTGTTTTCGCCGGGTTCAAGCACGATGAAAGGTTTTTTCGCAGAAATGGAATCGCGAATGGCTTGGTCCAGATTGCTGGGCTGATCTTTGTCGCTGAAGAAAACCGCATTGCCATCGTGAGTGAACAATTGTAGTTGCTCAAAGCCGTGATTGGTTTGATCCAAGTGCTGCAGAAAGTTATCGCGAATGCTGCTTTGAGTGTTGCGCTGCATGGATGTTGACAGGTCGCTGATGCGGGAGCGTACATGGTTAACGCGTTCATCCAGGGCGTTGCGACTGAGGCTCATGGCCTCATTTAAGGTGGTTTCAACTTTGTTGTCGAACCAGGAATCTACACCTTTTTGCAAAAAGCTCAGCGAAAAAACATACATGAAGCCGGCAGGCAAAACGGCGAGCACAATAAGTGTGGCGGCCAGTTTGGTGGTTAGTCTGGCACCGACTTCCTGATTGCGTATTTGGCGTAAAAGCTGGAAGAAACTGTTGCCGATCAGGCCAATCAGGGCGACAAGGCAGATGCCGTTGAAGGTAAACAGCCATGAATACCAGTTGGCAAAGAATTCAGCATCTTCCGCAGCGCGATGCAGCAGGAAAATGGAAAGCAGCAATGCGCTGACGAACAGCGTAAGAAAAAAAAGCGTAATCCGGTGGCGAATTAATCTTGAATCGGCCATGTATACCATTCACTGTGAAGTTGCCAGGCGGGCACAACGTAGCTAAGCAACAGCAGCGGCATGGGTAATTTTGCAACGTCTAGTTTGGCCTGGATGCGACCGAAATAATTCTCATGCGCCTGTAATAAATCACTTTCGAACATCGGTATGTCGTTGAGCTTTCCAAGTGCTTGCAGGGCGCTTTGCAGGTTGTCATGAATGCTGGGCTGACCGCTAGATTTGATTAGCTGATATTTTTGCGAAAGCGCGTGGAAACTGAGCTGATAGTGCTGTGTCAGTGATGTTACTGATTCGTCGAACCAGTAGTTTCGTGGACTAAGCACTTCCACTTCGACCATTAATGTCAAAGTCACGCCGTTGCGCAATGCTTCTTGCAGTTCACTGGGCAGACGATAATCGATCTGGGCGTCCAGGCGATATATGCCGGCAACCAGGGTGCTGTCGGCTTTGCGAATGAAAATGCCATCGGCAAAGACCGAGGGTATAAACAGCAGCAAACAAAAAAACAAATACCACTGCCGCACCGTGGTGGGCTTGTGATTACTGTTTGCGCAATACCGCATAGTAGAAACCATCCATCTCGTTCATGCCAGGCAGGATTTGGCGCCCATGTTCACAGCGCTGGCCCCAGGCGGCGTCGATTTCGATTTCACGCGCATCGGGGTGTTGCTGAAGAAATTGGGCAATTTGCTGCGAATTTTCGCGCGGCAAAATAGAACAGGTAGCATAAACAAGTTGGCCGCCTTGTGCCAGTAGTGGCCAGATGTTGTTCAGGATACGCTGCTGTTCCTGAACGACGGAGTCAATGTCTGCGGCTTGGCGGAAAAATTTAATGTCCGGGTTACGGCGAATCACTCCGGTGGCAGAACACGGCACGTCGAGCAAAATGCGCTGGAACGGTTGCTTGTTCCACCATTGATCCGGCTGGCTGGCGTCAGCGGTGATGAGTGTTGCGCTGGCGTTCAGGCGTTTGAGTGTGTCGGCGACCAGTGCAACGCGGTTTGGTTTGTTGTCGATGGCAACCAGTTCGGCCAGCTGCGGCTGGGTTTCGACAATGTGCGCGGTCTTGCCACCGGGGGCGGCGCAGGCGTCCAGCACGCGATCGCCGGCCTGTGCTTGCAGCAGGTCAGCAGCCAATTGTGCAGCGGCATCTTGCACCGATACGTCGCCATTTTCAAAGCCGGGCAGTTGCGAGACATCTACCGCGTGTTCTAGTCGCAAGCCTACCTGGTTGAAGGGCGCGACGTGCGCAACGTGTCCCTGTTGTTGCAATTGCTGCAGGTACTGTTCGCGGCTTTGGTGTTGCTGATTGACGCGTAGCCA
This DNA window, taken from Gammaproteobacteria bacterium, encodes the following:
- the rsmB gene encoding 16S rRNA (cytosine(967)-C(5))-methyltransferase RsmB, whose amino-acid sequence is MSGPTDARHQAVLTLVEILGDKKSLNYALPRHLNKLPAQQRALGKEIVFGVLRWLPKLQFQLTKLLQKPLKPKDTDIHCILLSGIYQLGYMSVGDHAAVNESVELTRKLDKVWASKLVNGVLRNFQRQREQLEQQAQQQPSAHWAHPAWFIEQIKAAWPEHWQAILDANNQHAPLWLRVNQQHQSREQYLQQLQQQGHVAHVAPFNQVGLRLEHAVDVSQLPGFENGDVSVQDAAAQLAADLLQAQAGDRVLDACAAPGGKTAHIVETQPQLAELVAIDNKPNRVALVADTLKRLNASATLITADASQPDQWWNKQPFQRILLDVPCSATGVIRRNPDIKFFRQAADIDSVVQEQQRILNNIWPLLAQGGQLVYATCSILPRENSQQIAQFLQQHPDAREIEIDAAWGQRCEHGRQILPGMNEMDGFYYAVLRKQ
- a CDS encoding ATP-binding protein gives rise to the protein MADSRLIRHRITLFFLTLFVSALLLSIFLLHRAAEDAEFFANWYSWLFTFNGICLVALIGLIGNSFFQLLRQIRNQEVGARLTTKLAATLIVLAVLPAGFMYVFSLSFLQKGVDSWFDNKVETTLNEAMSLSRNALDERVNHVRSRISDLSTSMQRNTQSSIRDNFLQHLDQTNHGFEQLQLFTHDGNAVFFSDKDQPSNLDQAIRDSISAKKPFIVLEPGENNRIIIRAASQLIDRNSGATFYIYGIYPITDDMGVLAQRVYDAFSHYRGLIYIREPLKNSFVLTLSLALLQALLTAIWAAFYFAQKLVEPIRILAQGTRAVAVGNYQQQLPEISHDELGLLVKSFNDMTRRIDLSQREALTSQIRAETQRLYLETVLQNLSSGVITLDAQGNLHTCNTAASQILKCDLESQLGQPASNIARQNTPLAQLLQRLGHYLNQQEITWSEEINLILDEQMHNLICRGTRLPSNEQLPGGYVLVFDDVTQLIKAQKESAWSDVARRLAHEIKNPLTPIQLSAERLLHKYQNKLEGEDADVLQKATSTIINQVESMKNMVRAFSDYAKPPKAEMQKLSLNQLILDIAELYQNHDNSTLRLSLGKQPMWMLGDADRLRQLLHNLIKNAIEANGKSGGELVYISTRLDTDEAPHIELAIEDQGPGIDVDMLNIMFEPYVTSKTKGTGLGLAVAQKIVEEHSGTISAKNLRKQGAAFVIHFPISPTIETGTTT
- a CDS encoding DUF4390 domain-containing protein; the protein is MRYCANSNHKPTTVRQWYLFFCLLLFIPSVFADGIFIRKADSTLVAGIYRLDAQIDYRLPSELQEALRNGVTLTLMVEVEVLSPRNYWFDESVTSLTQHYQLSFHALSQKYQLIKSSGQPSIHDNLQSALQALGKLNDIPMFESDLLQAHENYFGRIQAKLDVAKLPMPLLLLSYVVPAWQLHSEWYTWPIQD
- the trkA gene encoding Trk system potassium transporter TrkA — protein: MKIIILGAGQVGSSVAATLASEANDITIVDKEGQRVRELQDKLDVRVVVGHASHPDVLMRAGAEDADMILAVTNSDETNMVACQIAYTLFHTPTKIARVRARAYLNQPTLFAQEALPIDVLISPEQVVTDYITRIIELPGALQVLDFANGRVRLVAVRALHGGPLVGNQLKALKEHMPGIQTRVAAIYRRGKAIMPTGDTVIEVDDEVFFIAARKNIRAVIAEMRRIDRPVKRIIIAGGGNIGRRLARSLEDSHQVKIIDHNLSHAKEISADLKRTIVLHGDAADANLLLEENIENTDVFCAMTNDDEANILSAMLAKRLGAKKVMAIINRGEYVDLVQSDLIDIAISPQQVTIGSLLAHVRRGDVAMVHSLRRGAAEAIEAVAHGDQSSSKVVGRAIDQIKLPDGTTIGAVVRGDDVLIAHGKLVIQPEDHVILFVVDKKRIREVEQLFQVGLGFF
- a CDS encoding sigma-54 dependent transcriptional regulator, with amino-acid sequence MINHTTILVVDDEPDIRESVSDILQDEGYRVLLAENGNQARQIFEQQHPDLLLLDIWMPGMDGISLLKECMQKKPDTRIIMMSGHGTVETAIEATRHGAVNYIEKPLSMSKLILSVKTALGHDEQDSKVLLNLPERIGSVGHSQTIQNLQQNIRQSAQHSKHILVRGENGSGRSMWSQILHASSPRGNRPLIEVDAHWLQQQGWHEQLYGIEQNGKFIPGLLEKSAGGTLLLCDLENLQQEGRAALLELMETGTYRRVHGQQNIPLNSRLILTENIHAISLTEIDPNNWLQVINIPPLRNHNADIPELITLFVEQIVSHEQLPFRRFAVSAQNHMRYYAWPGNVSQLKRVVRQLLATVDEDVIEEHHVAKLLAINPSTQDRASLTAYFDQPLREAREQFERDYFLHQLQINGGNISKLAQVAGMERTHLYRKLRSLGVNIKHEKNSK